The genomic region gagtgtgaaacggcatgaccgggcgaccgaggcaacatgatcaaagaaggttagttggttgtcaagaacgaCTCCTAAATTTCTTGCAGCCCTGGTAGGTGCAACAGACAGAGAGTcaattttgatgttgatgtcatgatgtatagtaggtttagctgggagggtgagtgtgtcttcatccatgtagatatgtctgagaggcaatccgagatccgtgcgagaccaaggggtcatcaagtggaaagaacagatagagctgtgtgtcgcctgcatagcagtagTATGAGAAGCTGtctaacggataatctgtcccaaagaagtggtgtggatagcaaagagaagggggcccagtacTGAGCCCTGGAGGACCCCTGTGgcgagatggtgaggtgcggacagCTGTCCAAGCCATGGTACGTTAAacaagcgtcctgtgaggtaagATTTAAACTGATATGGACTGGGTAATATGTTAGGAACGAAAGGATGCCACTTCGTTATTTGGGAATGAAAATTACCAATCCACAGAGGACTGAATTCAAAGACCCCCCAAAAATCTAAGTGAAAAAATGTGTCTTTCCAAGGATATCcctccccagaccatcactggcccaccaccaaaccagtcatgctgaatgatgttgcaggcagcattGCATTCTCCAAGACATTCAGACgtcacatgtgctcagggtgaacccggtctcatttgtgaaaagcacagggtGTCAGTGTTGAACCTGCCAATTGTGTATTCTATGGCAAATGCTAATTGagtgctgggcagtgagcatAGGTCCTTCCAGAGGCCATCGGGCCCTCAGGCCCGGGTTAGGGACCCTCTACCATCCTGCCCAGCTCTCCAAGAGCAACTGTCTCCTGGAATCTCCTCCATGCTCTTGAGACTGCTCTGGGAGACACAGCAATCCTTCTGGCAATGGAACGTGTTGGTATGCCATACTTgaggagttggactacctgtgcaacctttgtaggctccaggtactggcttatgctacCAGTAGTGACACTGACCCAAGCCAAATGTGAAACTTGTGAAAAATCAGTCAAGAAGGATAAAGATGGAATATGTATCAGTCTTGGACTTACTATATCATAACAACCtgctagaccctatgcagtctgtcTGTGACCGAAGCAGCATATGTTTCTTTAAGAGACTTGACAAATGCTAGCATCCATGGGTTTTAGGCTCCTTGCTAGCGTGCCAGCCTCTAGGGGGCAAATTAGAAGGATTGAGCCCAGGCAAGTGCAAGGTTTAGTCACACAGTTAAAacttcacacatagcctaaatGCACCACAGTTTTTGACTCTGTGTCAGAATGTATGGTTACTTCCTGAAAAtccaacatgtctgccattttaattatgcatgattgtcACATAATGTATTTCATGATGCTGAAAGATGGCTATAGACATGTCATTATGTGTTAAAAGCAGCATAGCATTATAAATGTAGAAAAAAGGGCATATTTTGGTGGCCATATTTGAAGTCAAGATAGgagccactagggggcgctatgtgttggggtccatttcagtttttgatcactaggggtagtactataactgtaccaagtttcgtgctttctgcaaaaactgaacgattcagGTAAAAATCTGGCCTTTAGCCGCTGTACTATCTCAGCAGCATCTGCCAGAGCTGTGCAGAAAACAAGCCAAACAGGCCGCCACGCAGCGCCCCACCCCCATCGGAGACACTGCTGTTTTCATTGGTTAATAGCTGAGAAACCAAAACCATCCGTGCGACGTACGGAGAATTTCGATGATCTCACTCCGACCGGCCGGACCCTTTCTCCCTCATTGAAGTTTTTATGTGGAGCAGAattggctaaaaacaaaagacatTTAAGTAAGTGAACTAATTTCTTTTATCACACGTAAAAGAACAGAGGAAGTAACAACGATGTTATATTGGGATAACACGGAAACAAATAATGGAGGAGATAGGGGGCGCTGACCATCAGTGGTTTAAAGATAGCTATCATTAGCTGGCTAGCTACCTATGTTGGCGAAAGGAAATGTTAGCCATCGAGCTAGTTAGCAAGCTAAAAGGAAGTTCTCAAAATGCTAGGATAGAGAGCTAACCCTAATTTATCTGGCCTTGCTTGCCAAGAGCAAAGAGCCACGGTCCATGGCTTTTGACGAATAAACTGAAATAAGGTGTCACAGAACAACCCTCTTTTACTTTCAATTTGACACAAACCATTTTTATGTCCGCGTCCGCACTGAATGGGAAGATTTTGGCGGTAGCACTTCTTCCTATTTCGATGTTCGTTTACTAGCAGCTAAAATTGGCTAGCTAGCGACAGCAGGCTAACTAATGATAGCGAGTTGTCTCAAAATGGCTTCCTCGATTGTGTAGCGAGCttttgtgaatgaatgtgtgggAGTCCATGTCTCTCACAGCCGTATACACGTACACATGTGTAGTTACGAAAATATTATTTCATGACATGAATTGTTCTACTACTTTACCTATCCACATTTTCTGTGTAAGCTATCAAATTAGATATGGTATTTTATTTCTGCTGTCTGTAGCTAACTGTTAACGTCATTCAACTCTCCCCACATCCGAACGTTCACCTGTCGTTCAACACTGGCTAACGTTATCTCTGCTACCGTACAGGGGCCAAACAAATCAGATTTACATCTGTTTACCTAAACAAATCACTATTTCGCTTTAACATTCACCTTTGTCTTCCTGAATGGTATGTTTAGAGTGATTTTATTTACAGCTATTCTGTTATCATAAGGTAACGTTAGTCAAACTGAGTCATAACGTTACAGCTCGTAGTCATCATGACATGAATTCCCCATCAGGGATATTGTACACTGTGTGTAACTGTAGGCATCCTGCCACCTGGTGGCATTCGTTTCTGTCCTTTTAACGTTACCATTGACTTCGGtggcatttctttttttatataaatgtcctctgctctgctgtttattctaTTTCAGTGAATCCTACCAAGTAGCCCACTCCTATGAAAAGCTTGGAAATTAATGTGGTAAGAAAAAATGAGAACAGAGATGGAAATTGTCTCACGCGGGCTTATCTTTTTTGTAATGGTGCTATCCAAAAAATAATATGGTGTTAGTTGCTCATTCATTATCGTGTATTAGGATTGTTTGTGAGCTTAAGTGCAGTAGTTGCATTATCTATAGATAGATATCTATAGTTGATAGTGTGAAAACCATATATTGCTTTATTAGTTATTAGTTGGGGAAGTTTATGACAGAGTAACAATAATTTGTTTTGCAACAGGTATTAAAAAGGATATAGTATATTTatcaaatgtttgtgtgtgtgtgtatgtgtgtgtgtgtgtgtgtgtgtatggtgacaGTATTTCACATAAGACATAAGCCTAAGTCATGACACAAGTTGTTTTGATGTCATCTCATGTTGAAATATTGCTTTTGTCACACAGTAAGCATATTTTCTCCCTTTTATCTGTTATTTCAGGAGGAGGACGTTTTTGTAGGGTGTAGGCATGCTAATCTGTGATTTTTGTGAGGCTTGTGTCTGATTTATGTTGCAGATTGTTGGACTTCAAAACTACCGCCTTGAAAAAGGGGTGTTGTAACATGATTAGGTCGTAATCCTATCCTTTAGTTGTAATAAGCATGACATTAACTACACTCACTTACACCTTTTTGTCACTactgatttttctttttatagGTTTAACTTAAATTGAACATTTctcacaaggtgtgtgtgtgtgtgtctgtgtctgtctgtgtgtgtgtgtgtgtgtgtgagaaagagagagatgttgtgATGAGTATGAACACTAATGTAAAGCATATCTTCTGTTCTAGCTCAAACAAATCCCAaatcacacacattacacacaatttGCGACCCCGTTTCTCCGTGTCCTCTCCTTTTCCTGGATATTGGCGCATGGGCTGGCTACCTCCTTTGCTCCCACAGGTTTATTGTCGTCATGGTTGTGAAGTCATGTACAGATTGCGCAATCTTTATTTTGTCTGCAATAATACTGCAAGTGCTTCATTGTCAGGTACCACCTTCGTGACCTGCAGAGAACGCTCGGCACATGTGCTTGGGGAAGTCACTTTGGTGCAAAAATGTTCTAAAAATTGTTCGTTCGTTTCAAGCAACGTGTTGATTGGTGCAGTTGACCCTATATGTTATTTTGTGTCATTGGTACACAGATACATTGGAGGACATATCAGTGGATCACCCCAAGTCATTTTTGAGATTAGAGGCAAGAAAATCACATTATCATCCACAACCTCAACACTGTTGCTTGTTGTCCACAGCCCGTGCCTTCTAGCACATATGCCCAGTACATGCCTGTCATAATGGCCTGAAGTAGTTTTTGCAGGTTGTGTGTACAAAAATTTAATGCCCAGAATTATACAGGATTGTGTGGATATTGCTGTAGTGTAAAGATAAGTTATGTCTGTAAGGGAAGGGTGGGGAACATTGTCTAATGTGCCTTTACtggtcttttttgtttgtttgtgtgtgtgtgtgtgtgtgtgtgtatgtatgtgtttgaacgaacatgtgtgtgcatatttctgagtgtgcattttgtgttgtgtttgtgtttcaacCTGGTTAGCTATTGGGCCAGATGGTGAAGCATGCTGCAGCTGTTGTGCTCCTGGGGACGGGACGGGTGGGACTGGGTTTGGGTTGGGGCTGCGGGATCGGGCGGGTGCGGGTGCGGGTGCGTTAAAGAAACCGTGTGTGGTTGTTCCCTCCAGCAGGGCAGCCCAGAATGGGCGGGGAGAGGGCGGGCCTTAGGCTGCCCGGTGCTCGTACTAAAGTACGGGGGCGTGGCAGAAGGAGCGCGAGGGAAAGAGCCGCCGTGCTCTGGCCTGTGCCTCGTCTCAGGAAAGGTAGAGCACTGCTGCCTCGTAGACGACAAAAACCCCCAAACAAACGGCAAGACTCcaaaaacaaactaaaaacaaaaatattagtCACAGTATCACTTCTACTTTTATGCATACCTCTTTGCATACTTTGAAGTTGTTTAAAAGTGAAGTTGTTACAGTGTTAAATCTGTAAATTATACTTTTGGTAGTgcatagattttttttaaaaaatagtattttttCAGTAATATCTGTTGCGTGCCGTGGGGCAGTGGACTAACTGAGGTCCTGTGCTTTTCCTCCTCACCGTAGCATCAAACCTCAGAAGCGCAGCATGTTTCAGAAGGGCACCAAGCGAAAGTTTGCGGACGCAggcggcgaggaggaggaggaggaagaggcagcGCTGAGGACCGGCGTGGGCATCGGTGTCGGGGCGCTAGCGGGCGAGGACCCCATGAGCCTGCGGCTACTCTCGTCCTACAGCCTGCAGAGGCAGACGCTGCTCAACATGTCCCTAGTGAAGCTGCAGCTGTGCCACATGCTGGTGGAGCCCAACCTGTGCCGCTCCGTGCTCATCGCCAACACTGTGCGCCACATCCAGGAGGAGATGACATATGACCTCACCTGGCAGGTGCGCCACAGACAGTGAGAAATTGAGATGCGCCCGAGTAATGACATTCACATTCAGCCATTTGTAGACCTTTacacagcagccattttgacattaaatagtaGGACGAAGCACAGGGGTAACTAAATACGTTAATGAAGTCTGTTTTGCTTTTAATGAATATGGGGGAAAAGTAGACAAGTTCCACACTCAGTGGGGATTAAGAAAAGAGAAGGGTCTGGTCTATGTCCTAATAGCTGTGAATTTGTTTCAGTTCATTTGCACAAGGTTAGGCATTAACCATTagaggtacactatgcaagattttcaacttaatataacctttacaaagccaatttacaaacttgtaataagggaattgttcacctagcatagttcttaccggggcttttactgcctgaataGGATGGAAACACAGGATGGTTGGTAATATGTGTGACGTTTCGATAACCAGTGACATATGGCTCACTGGATCGGTACTGAAGGTTAATGCAACAGTATTGTTACCATGGCAATATGTAAACTCTCTTACACTAGACCAGGCATTCTGATTATCTTTCTAAGGGCTTTGCCATGACCTGTTCATCCAAGTAACCAATTAAAATCGAACCAAAGAAAGGGGCCTGAAATGCACACTGATTCCATTCCATCATGATTATTAGCAGGCACTCTTAGTGTCACTGTTGAGCTGTCATtgtgatgtcatttcctgtgAGCCCTGACCGATGTCCACGTTCCCTGACCGTTGTCCGTGTTCCCTGTAGGTAGGAGCGGCAGCCGATGCCCTGAGCCATGCCCACGCTCAGGCGGAGTGTCTGGCCGCCTCCGATCGCCTCTGTCGCTCCGCCCTCACGGAGGAAGAGCCAGAGCAGCAGCCAGCCACGCCCTTCAACGCCATTGGCTACGAGGGCTGcgacgaggacgaggaggaggaagaggaggtggtggtggacgaGGACGGGGACGTGCCACTGACGTCCGTGGCGTCGTCCGGCCCCTTCCTGCCCGGCAGGCTGGGCGCGAGCGCGGGCATGGGGGTGGGCGCGGGCCTCGGCCCCCGCTGGCAAGGGGAGCCCATGTGCCACCCGGAGGAGATGGAGGACGCCGACGACTTCGGCAAAGGCAGCGGAGACGCCGATGAcgaagacgaggaggaggaggaggacgtggCGGCGTATGACAGGACAGGGGCCACCGGGGCGGCGCACGGCGACCGGCTGGCCAAAACCACGGAGCAGATCTTCAGCCCGTTGTTCGAGACGAACAGACCCACGCCCGTCCCCGAAGCAGCGCTCGAGGAGCTTTTCTCGGATGTGGAGGCGTCCTACTACGACCTGGACTCCATGCTGACGGGAATGCAGGGGGCAGCTGCAGCTGGCGCTGCtagcgggggtgggggtgggggcggaGTGGACACGGGGGTCGGGGTACCCAAGGGGACCTCCTTTGAGCTGCTGGAGAGCCTGAACTCCAGCCACACCCAGACCCACACGCAAACCCCCCTCAACCCCACCGCAGGCTGCAGGCCGGACCTCAGCGAGCTGGACCACATCATGGAGATCATCGTCGGCTCTTAAGACAAGCACAGCCAACCGATCAAGACTGGGTAGTTTTATGAGTGTGTgacgtgcgtgtgcgtgtgtgtgtgtgtgtgtgtgtgtgtgtgtgtgcgcgcgcgcgcgcgcgtttgtgcacatgcgtgcgtgtgtttgtttgtgtgcgcgcgtgtgtgagtatgtttgtgtgcgtgtgcacgtgcgtgcatgtgtgtgtctgtgggaatGGGGATGGCTTTATTCGTACAGCCCTGCCCACATGGATTGTATGAAAGGACAAATGAGATGCACCATGATTTtattttactcttttttttttatacaaacTGAGATTAAGCACGTATGCTCTATTTTTCATATCTTTTTATATATGTTTTCTGTCTCCTGGTGTAtgtttttacttttgtttatttattgttttgtaaTTTATTGTTTATCATCGGACAGTGAATTTACACTACATAAATTGAATCTCATAAAGTTGTATATGTGGAGAACAACAAAGATATTAATATTTCTCCTTAATGAGCGACCAGATAAATATATGTCCCATCCAGCAAGTAGAaacatgtttgtctttgtttgtttgtttgtaagtaagtatatatgtatgtatgtttgtgtgtgtgtgtgtgtttgtacgtgtgtatgttgAACGTCAACACGATGCAAGGCCTGTGTACTGTTATTTGTGCCCAGAGAATGAGATGGACACTGCCCAATTAGCAGCAGGTTCTGGAATGGACACTGCCCAATTAGCAGCAGGTTCTGGAACTGACCTCGCCCACATCTGATCCAGAATCAGCTGTACGGGAGGTGATCTGTTCTATCATCCACTGTCAGTTTTGAAGGGGAGTCTGCAAGGACGGTTGCCCTCCTGCTTCAAGTATCAAGCAATGCAATTATTGTTTTTTGCAATTATtgttcccccacacacacacacacacacacacacacacacacacacacacacacacagagagtagtTAGCTCCACAGACTTCTCTGCTTCAGATGGCATATAACAGTCCACCTTCTGCAGAAGGCTTTCAGAAGACTGTGCAATACTCATGCGTAAACATTTGGGGAGATCCTAAAGTGTCAGTGCAGAGAATGCCCTGTAGTTTTCAGAAAACACAAGTGAACTCATTTTTGGATGCCTTGTTGGTTCAACTACTACAGTGCCCCAAATTCCATCTTCTTTTTGCGGTTTGATTTCAGATCAACTGCCCCAGCTCTGGAGACCTATGGGTGATCCTCAGATCATATGTTTTATTTAGAACATGTCTTCATTCTATGGAGAAAGGGATAGTCTTTTAACTTGGTTACAATTAACATAAAACATTTGAAAGAATGGCGAATTTTAAAGTATTTAAACTGTTGCCTCTAAAAAGCGCCTGTTAACTTTATGCAGTTGGAGgccatattttattatttttgtattgttattttttacaaaaaaaatgatACTGATGTGAATCATTTTATCTGTATTATGTGGTAACATTAAGAGGTACAAAAGATTCTGCTTATTTTTAGATTGGAGTCATGCATGAGGTTACGCTTCTCCCCACCTTGTCTTCTCCAGAGATCAGCATTCCATTCATTCTTTGGAGTGCACCGATGCGTCAGTTGTATTATTAATTTCTCCGATATTCCGCTCCGTGTTGGTTAAGCGTTGCCGCCTTCAGAAAAGTTACTTTAGCAATGATTATGTCCTGTGCTTAAGGATGACTCCAGATAACATGTTATGATCACCGATTCTGTGTGCCATCTAACTAAGAAGGAATTCTACCACTTGTAGGTCATCAGTAACTGTAACACCACCGAATGATGTCAGGTCCAACAACAAAGACAGTATGAATTTTTATATTTCTATGAAGATTGTATATTGTAGCaactttgtaaatattttttaaaaataaactttTGCATTGCTATGTGTGAGTCTTTCACTTGTTTTATTTCTGAAGGCGAGTGTAATCATTattttggttactttatttggaGTGATTTATTACCACTATTAGGCCCATTACGAGCTTACTATTATTGTACAACAATACGAATGGACTTtataatatacaaaatatatgtCTCGTATCGACTCGTACTGTTATGCATTTTAACGCAATCCCATTTCTCGTGTGACATTCCTGTGGCGTCGCGCGGTCTCTGTCACTTGTTGGAGACTTGTTCCTTCAGCCTGTTTGCACATTCGATGCCCCGTGAGCGCCGAAGGGCTGTCCACAGTAGCCTACTCCTCCCTCGGTAAGTGAGGGCGGAGATCTGGCGTGTAGGGCGGTGCGGTGGAGTTTCAATCCTCTGATCCACTGAGCGTGGCACACTGGAGCTCCGCCCCGGGAGCTGTTTTCCCCGGCCCTCCGTGTGTTTTGTCACCCCTCCCTCCGCCCTACCCCCTCCACCACCGCGACCCGGGGCTTAACGTGGTACGCCAGCCCTGCCTGCGCTCTGTTGACGACCTGTTTGGCATCTCGGTTGACAGTGGCGAATGACTGCGCAGAGATGGTCAATGGTACATTACTTGTTTTTCATGCTTTTTGAGCTCAGACTGTATGTTTCTCGTGCGAACCCAGGTGATAACAACTTGAGGAATCACTCTGCCTGCGTAggcaaaaagaagggaaaaCACCATAATAAAACGCCAATCATGCGCATGGACCCGACGCACAACTGTTTCAATCAACTGGCTGTGGGCACGGAGGGTGAGTAGCTTGTGGCTGATACTGTAGGTGCTGAAcgagttttttgtttttatggtaATTGTACAGGCTCCATACAGTTGTGATGAGTATTATTTTACGGAGACATTATTGCATTAGCCTGTTATTCTCTTGACTGTGCAACGGGACAGAACCCATAAAACAATTAGTTTGACTGAAATCGAGTGAGCAGTAAATTAATTGTTCTCTTTACGCGCTCAGTTCTTAGTGTTTTTATCTGTCAAGTGCATGAGAGATTTCGACCAACAGCCTCTACTGGCGTCAGGAATGCGACTCTGCACTTGCCTGTGACACTCAGTAGGCTAATGGAAGTTGCCTCAGACATAAACACTCAGGTTTTGAATCAAACCCGCGACTCAACAAGCCAAACAAAGATGAGCTTAGCGCTGAATTAACTGCATAGGTTGCCTaaaatcctaaacaaacaaaaaacataaaatagcCTGACTGATTCGTTCAAAACAGCCCAAAGCTAAAAGCAGATAGTTATTATATGGTGCCGTTTATTTGTAGCTTAAAAGCAGTTTCTATAGGATAACATCCCAATTTGCATGTATGGATGGAGGGGTATCACACTAAACAACACGAGGGAGGTTGGGCCTAGGAAGGTAAAGGAATTAGTGTTTAGTGGCTCTCGCCACCAATCACATGTATTATAAGCAAGTGTGCATTTTGCTAACATGACTTGCCATTCGCCGTCTCGATTAAACTCCCTTagacaaatacattttaatataGACAGCATCTGAGCAGCGAGCTCTTCCTCCCGGACGCTCTCTGTCTCCATGTCAGCTTGACCCATGCATTcgcccctctcccactctctgtctctctctcatctcgtGGTGCCGCGCGGCAGCTGCATCTCCGTCCCAGACAATCTGTACTGTTTTACATAACACTGaatccccctcctcccccttcctcgCCCTCTCCGCTCTCCGCTCGGCGCACtgtccaccccctccccccttcgCCTGCCGCTCGGCCCTCTCTCCACCGTGTTAGCTGCAGACAAGCTGATCGCTTGAGTCAGTCAAGTgggaatggaaaaaaaaaacccagcaaGCTCCAGTCTCCATGTAATAATAACCACTGCAGACAACGCTGAATTGAGGCCAGTGGCTAGGCCCTACGCCAGCGTCTGTTAACACTTGCTTTAAAAATCTACAATCACATTGTCTTGACGAATTAAAAAATCTACTAAACCGTCCATTTAGTAGTATCCAAGTCCATTATGAGCTTCAAGTGAAAGTCCTCAATTAGATTATGAACAGTGTGTTGTAATTCAGAATATAATTTCTTGGGGATACATAATTGGTAGTCAGCAGACAGAGCATTTTAAAACAGACTTGATATATTTTACCCCAGCGAGCGTAACACTAAGGCTGGTCTCTTGTTTTCTTCAGCTTCATGTTGGGTCGTGGAGTGAAACGGAAGCGGGGTGTCCAGGAGGCTCAGCCGGTAGGGGGTGTGGACGCTGCAGACCCCAACTCCGCCTCGGGTGTGTCCTACCTGCAGCAGAGGCAGCTGGTCCTCAGCCTGTGCCTGGACAAGCTGCAGGGTTGCCAGATCGTCCAGGGTTGCCAGATCCGCACAGAGCCCAGCCTGCACCGGTCAGTCCTGCTGGTGAACACGCTCCGGCAGATACAGGAAGAGATGAGACAGGAAGGGGAGGAGTCAATGACCTTAACCGCTGCTGCTGCCCTGGCCGCTACAGGCCCCCTCCCTGCCCCTCCAGCCACTCCGTTGCCGCAGATCATCAGCCTAGCGTGTGGAGCCCAGGCCTCGCTTCCTCCCAGTCCACCCCAGGACCTGTTTGACCTGAGCGGGTTGGACAGCGTCAGCAGCCTGCTTACCTGCCCGGGCTGctcggaggaagaggaggaggaagaggcggaGCTGGAGGTTTCTCTCGTCTCGTCGGCGTTTGCCTCCTCGGCAACGTCTACGCCCCTGCTGACCCCGGGTGACCCCGCGTCCTCGCCGGACGGTCGCCCGTCGCACAGCTTCCACTCGCTCCTGGGCTCGTTCGAGCTGGTCAACTCGCCGGGCTACCTGTCGGACCTGGCGCTGGACGACATTTTCGAGGACATCGACACGTCCATGTACGATGCGTCGGACGTGTCGTCCATCCTGGCGCTCGGTTCCTCGCGGGCGGCTTCGCTCGCCTCCCCCCTCTCTGGGCTGGACGACGGGGAGCTCAAGGTGGGCGCCAGCTGCCCTTCCTCAGCGACATTACAGCTGTGCTTTTCTGAGGTCAGTGACCTGGACCACATCATGGAAGTCCTGGTGGGGTCATAGACCCCCCCCAGGGGGCAGCAAAGGGCTGGGGTGGGTGGACATTGGCGTCCCAGGTTATAGAGTTAGCTGTGTATATAAGTGTAGGGCTCAGACCACATCATGAAGCCCCGTGGGTTTGAGTTCTACAGCCCCAGAGGGGACCCTAAGGGGTGGACAGGAGTGACTGTGGTACCCCAGAGTAGCCCGCAGCATCGGCAGGAAGACCTGGGGTACATCTTGGAGGTACAGGCAGGGGTCATAACTCTGGTGGGATCAACTCAAAATAGTGATAGGGACTGTGGCACACCAGTGAACCACGTCCTAAAGGTGCTGGGCAGGTTGTCAGTTCCCCAGGGAGAGTGGTGGCCTGTGAGGGACACGGGACTGGGGCAACATGTCTACTGACGACAGCATGGAAGACCagcagaagaagagaagagaggagaaccaGGTAGTGGCATTTGCAGTCTGCATCATCTGCTAAATACACTTTGTTTTTCTACGGATATGCGAAATACTCTAATGAAGTCAACAGTTTTCTGAAGTTCTCTGTCATCATGTGTGGAACTGTGCTTTGTCCATGTTAATATCTGGTCTGATGCTGTCGCAGCTACAGCCAGACCTGAAACAGAAACTGAAAGTTGATTCAGTTGTGGCCTACACTCAAAAGTGCGTTGGAGAGGGCAGTTATGGCCCAAACTCAAGAGTGCGTTGGACAGGGCAGTCATGCCTCGTTGTTGGGCGGCTGTTGCACTTAGCACACTTAATTAATTGCACTGAAACGCCACAAGGTATTCTGTCATAAACCCAGAGGAACGAACAAGGCGGGGAGACACATAACTGATTTGAATTGTACTCAAGAGCGGAATTACCCAGCACCCAATGTGACAGCTGACCAATAACTACAGTATGTACTGCCACTGTCTGGTTTATTGAaggatttgtttttttcaatgaaaatgtttgtatttttatatatattcatatatactcagtatttgttttttttacaatgttGTATCTGAATATGGAAACAAGAGTGAGATTTGAAGCAAGTCAAACTAATCCATTCATCACCTACTTGAATGAAAGCAAGCACAGGAGGAGAGTCACTAGTCTGTAAATGTTGTCAGAAAGATTTTATTGTAATTTTACAGAGGagttatgaattgtgtgtacaATAAGGAGTTTGTCAATACATTGGATGAGCACATTCTGAGACAAATATATTCTACCTCTTGGCAACGAGTGTCTGTTTAAGTTAATATGATTAACTTTATGGTCCTCTGGCCATAcatgttatttatttgtcttGGAGATGGAGAAGAACTGTCATTTGGCAGCAATTACACAATTGCTGTTTAGAAATATTTATGTAGGCGACTTTGTTTACTTTGACTTTTTACTCTCCTATCAAAACCCATGGACAGTTTCTCTAAGCCCCTTAGCGGAACTTCATGGACGTCTGGGATCACCATAGCAACCTTGTTATTTGCTTCAAAACAACACTGTGCCTTCATGATGGACCTGACTGC from Alosa alosa isolate M-15738 ecotype Scorff River chromosome 1, AALO_Geno_1.1, whole genome shotgun sequence harbors:
- the LOC125299256 gene encoding cell division cycle-associated protein 4-like isoform X5; the encoded protein is MFQKGTKRKFADAGGEEEEEEEAALRTGVGIGVGALAGEDPMSLRLLSSYSLQRQTLLNMSLVKLQLCHMLVEPNLCRSVLIANTVRHIQEEMTYDLTWQVGAAADALSHAHAQAECLAASDRLCRSALTEEEPEQQPATPFNAIGYEGCDEDEEEEEEVVVDEDGDVPLTSVASSGPFLPGRLGASAGMGVGAGLGPRWQGEPMCHPEEMEDADDFGKGSGDADDEDEEEEEDVAAYDRTGATGAAHGDRLAKTTEQIFSPLFETNRPTPVPEAALEELFSDVEASYYDLDSMLTGMQGAAAAGAASGGGGGGGVDTGVGVPKGTSFELLESLNSSHTQTHTQTPLNPTAGCRPDLSELDHIMEIIVGS